The Pseudomonas sp. LFM046 region CAAGACCAGCAGTTGCCTGATCTTCGGCGCCGAGCGCTACCTGCCGGAACCCCAACCCGCAGGCAGCTGCATTCGCTGCACGCGCTGCGTGGATGTCTGCCCGATGTCGCTCAGACCGCTGGATCTCTACGAGGCCGCGCAACGCCTCGACAAGATCAGCCTGCAGGAACTGCGCTTGGATGCCTGCATCGAATGCGGCAGCTGCAGCAGCACCTGTCCGAGCAATATCCCGCTGCGCGAAACCTTCCGCCAGAGCAAGACGGAGCTGCGCGCATGAGCCTGATACGCCGTCCTACCCCGCACAAACTCCGCACGGTGATGCTGCTGGTCAGCTTGTGCATCATGCCGGGCACCGTCCTGTACGCCTGGCAATTTGGCAGCGTGGTCTGGTTGCAGACCTTCTGGTGCGTGCTGCTCGCCCTGGGCTTCGAAGCCGGCCTGCTGCGCCTGCGCGGACAGAAGGTACGCGAGGGTTTGAGTGACCTGAGCTGGCTGGTGCTGGGCCTGATTCTGGCTCGGGCACTGCCGCTGCTGGTGCCGCTGTGGATGATCGCCGTGGCCAGTTTTGCCGCGCTCGCCCTGTGCAAGCACGGCAGCGGAGGCCTTGGTCGCAATCGCCTCAACCCCGCCATGGTTGGCCTGGGGATCATCGCGATCTGCTTCTACCAGCAGTTGTACCCCGCGCCCTCGAACTATGCCCCCTGGACCCTCACCCTGGACGCCAAGGCGGTTCTTCTGCAGCAGCTGCAGCTGGCGCCACGCCTTGACCTCGATGCGTTCGCCGGCGCCACGCAGTTGGCCAAGAACCAGTTCACCCTGATCACCCCCAACCTGTCGGGGTACGGCTATATCGCCGGCGGTTTGATACTGGCTCTCCTGCGGGTGATCCGAATCGAGATTCCGCTGGCGATGCTCGCCAGCACCGTGGTGCTGTGCCTGGCGGCCGGCCATACGCCACAGGAAGCCGTGTACAACCTCAGTCTCGGTGGCTACCTCTTCACCGCGTTTTTCATCGCCACCGATCCGGTCACCAGTCCCAATACACGTGGCGGTCGCATCCTCTTCGGCGTGGCCATTGGCGCGGTGACTGAATTGATTCGCGAATTCGGGCTTTATGCCGATGGTCTCTGCTTCGCCGTGCTGGCCGCCAACCTGCTGGTGCCGCAGATCGACCAGTTGGTGCTGCGCTTGCAGCGCCCCTGGTACCACGCGAAATCCTCACACGAAGCGCGCCCAGCGCCAGCCCAGTAGCATGTGGCGGACGGCGTTCCGCTGGAGCGGAGCGAAACCCATCGGCGATGGTCGATGGGTTTCGCGATGCCCATCGCATCACCAGGATGTTGGAGCGCCGATCCCGATCCCCGGACACGTCCCCTCCCGAACAACAGTCCCTCGGAAAAGCGCTACAACCGGGCCGGCAAACCGCCAAGGGCGGTCTGCCGGCCCACTCATTGCCTCAAGGCGAACTCGGCGCAAGCCGGCTCGCGTCGGGCACCGGGAACGGGAATCCAAGCACCGGGAACTTGCCGCGGACTCGGTTCTGGGCCTGACAGTTCTGGACGCAGGTGGTGGGTGGGAAGCCAACCTCGACCGAGTCTTCGCCCAGCACACCACCCATTCGCCCACCGCTGGCCACGCGCCACACCGAAACATTGCCGGATTGACTGATGCGGGTGGCGACCTGGGGACTGTCTCGCCCCACAAACCTGGGCGAAAGGTCATTGGCAAAATTGATCCGGGGCGTCACCGGAACCGGGTAGCACTGCGGAGTGAAGTCAGGCGGCGTGCAGATTGGCAGCGGCGGCGGGTTTCTGAAGTTCGGGTTGTCGAAGAAGAACACCCCGTCGGCCAGCACATGGGTGAAATCGGTGGTGGTGCCATCGGCACGCGCCGGCTCCATCTGGAAGATGCCGCCCTGGGCGCAGTCCTTTGCCTGGATCTTCATGCTCACGCCGGGGCCGTTCCTTTGCAGCAGAACGTCGGTGCCAGCAATCTCGACCGTCAGGTCGCTGTTCAGCGTCACCCCGACGAGATTGGGGGTCTTGCTGGCAAATATCGTGGTTGGAACACCGCCGGTCATGTCCAGCGGATTGGGTGCTCCCGTCATGGTGTAGTTGCGGACACCCAGCGTGGCCGCATCGACTTCGAAGGTTACGAACTTGCCTTGAACGAGGAAGCTGGCGCCCACCGAACTGGCGGGCACCACGGTTTCTGTTGGACCAGCGAGCGTCCCGCTCGGAAGCGACACGGAGAACCCGCCGCCTTCGCAGCCGGCATCTTTCGCGGCCTCGGCCTGCTGGCCAACTAGACCGAGGGAAAGCGCCAGGAACGCGGATAACGGAGCGGTGGTGCGAAGTGCCTTCAGGGGCGCGAAGGCGGTAACCGAGACCGATTGGGTGTTCATGACATCACCTCTTGCCGGTAGGGATGAGCAGTAACGACTACTTTCCTGGCCGCCCCCACTGGAGCGGCCGGCCAACCGGTGCGGTCATCTGTCCTCACCCTGAACTGCAACTGCGGTGTCCCGCACGATCCCTCTAGGCCAGTCAGCGCTGTGCGTGTGAAAATTTCACACGGGGAGTAACGGTAGCCCCGTGAGTCGGTGGGTCAACGACCATGTGTCGGACTATTGCGTACAGGA contains the following coding sequences:
- a CDS encoding RnfABCDGE type electron transport complex subunit D, yielding MSLIRRPTPHKLRTVMLLVSLCIMPGTVLYAWQFGSVVWLQTFWCVLLALGFEAGLLRLRGQKVREGLSDLSWLVLGLILARALPLLVPLWMIAVASFAALALCKHGSGGLGRNRLNPAMVGLGIIAICFYQQLYPAPSNYAPWTLTLDAKAVLLQQLQLAPRLDLDAFAGATQLAKNQFTLITPNLSGYGYIAGGLILALLRVIRIEIPLAMLASTVVLCLAAGHTPQEAVYNLSLGGYLFTAFFIATDPVTSPNTRGGRILFGVAIGAVTELIREFGLYADGLCFAVLAANLLVPQIDQLVLRLQRPWYHAKSSHEARPAPAQ